In one Rhopalosiphum padi isolate XX-2018 chromosome 3, ASM2088224v1, whole genome shotgun sequence genomic region, the following are encoded:
- the LOC132924304 gene encoding troponin I 2 isoform X1 — MADDEAKKAKQAEIDRKRAEVRKRMEEASKAKKAKKGFMTPDRKKKLRLLLRKKAAEELKKEQERKAAERRRIIEERCGQPKNIDDAGEDTIKRVIKEYYDRITKLEDQKFDLEYVVKKKDFEISELNSQVNDLRGKFVKPTLKKVSKYENKFAKLQKKAAEFNFRNQLKVVKKKEFTLEEEDKEKKPDWSKKGDEKKGEGEDGDGTEDEKTDDGLTTEGESNAGDMTDATEDAQSDNEIIEPEPVVEPEPEPQPPSPAPEELWAYLKDTVCSNNPLSVDDLVDKLMTAVTAIPQPLLNSVVKDTIKKQKSIDEGLEGGPPAEGDPAAPADPADPSAAPADPSADPSATPADPTTETAVPTDPATEAAPTDPATAATEPADPTTAAAAEAQPAPPAEGEQPAATEEVKPAEAPAAEATPEAAPAAAESVPEPAATA; from the exons ATGGCCGACGATGAA GCTAAGAAAGCAAAACAGGCGGAAATCGACCGCAAAAGGGCCGAAGTGCGCAAACGTATGGAAGAGGCTTCCAAAGCTAAGAAAGCCAAGAAGGGTTTCATGACCCCGGACAGGAAGAAGAAACTCCGT CTGCTATTGAGAAAAAAGGCAGCCGAAGAGTTGAAGAAAGAACAAGAACGTAAAGCTGCCGAAAGAAGGCGGATCATCGAAGAACGGTGCGGACAACCGAAGAACATCGACGACGCCGGCGAAG ATACGATCAAACGAGTGATCAAAGAGTATTACGACAGGATCACGAAATTAGAAGATCAAAAGTTCGACTTGGAATACGTCGTGAAAAAGAAAGATTTCGAG atCAGCGAATTGAACAGCCAAGTCAATGATTTACGAGGAAAATT cgTCAAACCAACTTTGAAGAAGGTCTCCAAATACGAAAACAAATTCGCCAAACTCCAAAAGAAAGCAGCGGAGTTCAACTTCAGAAATCAACTGAAAGTAGTGAAGAAAAAGGAGTTCACCTTGGAAGAAGAAGACAAAGAA aaaaAACCCGATTGGTCCAAAAAGGGAGACGAAAAGAAG ggCGAAGGAGAAGACGGCGATGGCACCGAAGACGAAAAGACCGACGACGGTTTGACTACAGAAGGCGAATCGAACGCGGGAGATATGACAGACGCGACGGAAGATGCACAAAGCGACAACGAAATAATCGAACCAGAACCAGTGGTTGAACCCGAACCAGAACCTCAACCACCATCCCCAGCACCGGAGG AACTTTGGGCATACCTTAAGGACACCGTGTGCTCGAATAACCCGCTCAGCGTCGACGACCTAGTTGACAAACTTATGACTGCCGTTACAGCCATACCACAACCCCTACTGAACTCTGTGGTCAAAGACactatcaaaaaacaaaaatcaattgaCGAAG GACTCGAAGGTGGTCCTCCGGCCGAAGGCGATCCTGCAGCACCAGCGGATCCGGCCGATCCGTCCGCCGCACCAGCCGATCCATCAGCCGATCCATCCGCAACACCGGCCGATCCAACAACCGAAACTGCGGTACCGACGGACCCGGCCACTGAAGCGGCGCCGACCGACCCGGCTACCGCAGCGACAGAACCGGCCGATCCGACCACAGCCGCAGCGGCTGAAGCGCAGCCAGCACCGCCAGCTGAAGGCGAACAACCGGCGGCTACTGAGGAAGTTAAACCGGCGGAAGCGCCCGCCGCAGAGGCCACGCCAGAAGCAGCGCCTGCAGCAGCAGAAAGCGTACCGGAACCAGCAGCAACAG cttAA
- the LOC132924304 gene encoding troponin I isoform X3 gives MADDEAKKAKQAEIDRKRAEVRKRMEEASKAKKAKKGFMTPDRKKKLRLLLRKKAAEELKKEQERKAAERRRIIEERCGQPKNIDDAGEDTIKRVIKEYYDRITKLEDQKFDLEYVVKKKDFEISELNSQVNDLRGKFVKPTLKKVSKYENKFAKLQKKAAEFNFRNQLKVVKKKEFTLEEEDKEKKPDWSKKGDEKKVKEEVEYEA, from the exons ATGGCCGACGATGAA GCTAAGAAAGCAAAACAGGCGGAAATCGACCGCAAAAGGGCCGAAGTGCGCAAACGTATGGAAGAGGCTTCCAAAGCTAAGAAAGCCAAGAAGGGTTTCATGACCCCGGACAGGAAGAAGAAACTCCGT CTGCTATTGAGAAAAAAGGCAGCCGAAGAGTTGAAGAAAGAACAAGAACGTAAAGCTGCCGAAAGAAGGCGGATCATCGAAGAACGGTGCGGACAACCGAAGAACATCGACGACGCCGGCGAAG ATACGATCAAACGAGTGATCAAAGAGTATTACGACAGGATCACGAAATTAGAAGATCAAAAGTTCGACTTGGAATACGTCGTGAAAAAGAAAGATTTCGAG atCAGCGAATTGAACAGCCAAGTCAATGATTTACGAGGAAAATT cgTCAAACCAACTTTGAAGAAGGTCTCCAAATACGAAAACAAATTCGCCAAACTCCAAAAGAAAGCAGCGGAGTTCAACTTCAGAAATCAACTGAAAGTAGTGAAGAAAAAGGAGTTCACCTTGGAAGAAGAAGACAAAGAA aaaaAACCCGATTGGTCCAAAAAGGGAGACGAAAAGAAGGTAAAGGAAGAAGTGGAATACGAGGCATAA
- the LOC132924304 gene encoding troponin I 2 isoform X2: MADDEAKKAKQAEIDRKRAEVRKRMEEASKAKKAKKGFMTPDRKKKLRLLLRKKAAEELKKEQERKAAERRRIIEERCGQPKNIDDAGEEELAEICEELWKRLYTVEGIKFDLERDIRMKVFEISELNSQVNDLRGKFVKPTLKKVSKYENKFAKLQKKAAEFNFRNQLKVVKKKEFTLEEEDKEKKPDWSKKGDEKKGEGEDGDGTEDEKTDDGLTTEGESNAGDMTDATEDAQSDNEIIEPEPVVEPEPEPQPPSPAPEELWAYLKDTVCSNNPLSVDDLVDKLMTAVTAIPQPLLNSVVKDTIKKQKSIDEGLEGGPPAEGDPAAPADPADPSAAPADPSADPSATPADPTTETAVPTDPATEAAPTDPATAATEPADPTTAAAAEAQPAPPAEGEQPAATEEVKPAEAPAAEATPEAAPAAAESVPEPAATA, from the exons ATGGCCGACGATGAA GCTAAGAAAGCAAAACAGGCGGAAATCGACCGCAAAAGGGCCGAAGTGCGCAAACGTATGGAAGAGGCTTCCAAAGCTAAGAAAGCCAAGAAGGGTTTCATGACCCCGGACAGGAAGAAGAAACTCCGT CTGCTATTGAGAAAAAAGGCAGCCGAAGAGTTGAAGAAAGAACAAGAACGTAAAGCTGCCGAAAGAAGGCGGATCATCGAAGAACGGTGCGGACAACCGAAGAACATCGACGACGCCGGCGAAG AGGAGCTTGCGGAAATCTGCGAAGAATTATGGAAACGGCTTTACACCGTAGAGGGAATAAAATTTGACTTGGAAAGGGATATCAGGATGAAAGTTTTCGAG atCAGCGAATTGAACAGCCAAGTCAATGATTTACGAGGAAAATT cgTCAAACCAACTTTGAAGAAGGTCTCCAAATACGAAAACAAATTCGCCAAACTCCAAAAGAAAGCAGCGGAGTTCAACTTCAGAAATCAACTGAAAGTAGTGAAGAAAAAGGAGTTCACCTTGGAAGAAGAAGACAAAGAA aaaaAACCCGATTGGTCCAAAAAGGGAGACGAAAAGAAG ggCGAAGGAGAAGACGGCGATGGCACCGAAGACGAAAAGACCGACGACGGTTTGACTACAGAAGGCGAATCGAACGCGGGAGATATGACAGACGCGACGGAAGATGCACAAAGCGACAACGAAATAATCGAACCAGAACCAGTGGTTGAACCCGAACCAGAACCTCAACCACCATCCCCAGCACCGGAGG AACTTTGGGCATACCTTAAGGACACCGTGTGCTCGAATAACCCGCTCAGCGTCGACGACCTAGTTGACAAACTTATGACTGCCGTTACAGCCATACCACAACCCCTACTGAACTCTGTGGTCAAAGACactatcaaaaaacaaaaatcaattgaCGAAG GACTCGAAGGTGGTCCTCCGGCCGAAGGCGATCCTGCAGCACCAGCGGATCCGGCCGATCCGTCCGCCGCACCAGCCGATCCATCAGCCGATCCATCCGCAACACCGGCCGATCCAACAACCGAAACTGCGGTACCGACGGACCCGGCCACTGAAGCGGCGCCGACCGACCCGGCTACCGCAGCGACAGAACCGGCCGATCCGACCACAGCCGCAGCGGCTGAAGCGCAGCCAGCACCGCCAGCTGAAGGCGAACAACCGGCGGCTACTGAGGAAGTTAAACCGGCGGAAGCGCCCGCCGCAGAGGCCACGCCAGAAGCAGCGCCTGCAGCAGCAGAAAGCGTACCGGAACCAGCAGCAACAG cttAA